In the genome of Actinomycetota bacterium, one region contains:
- the cobK gene encoding precorrin-6A reductase — translation MILLLGGTSESLPIVKALIARDFEVLLSTATAYPLAGLESIQIERRAGSLDIGGFEDLIVSRGITALIDATHPYAAEVSLSAALVCRKMGTPYLAFERPSDLLGVTGLTWVADHTEAASLATSLGKAILLTIGTKNLGHYVKLAETYRIRLMARVLDNPVSLSEALSFGLKREEITLRTGPFTFEDNLEMIAECGADVLVTKDSGKAGGTRPKALAALSLDCKVIVVERPKRFSGAFHSIVDLLGALDEYVK, via the coding sequence TTGATCCTTCTTCTTGGGGGGACGAGCGAGTCTCTTCCCATAGTCAAAGCATTGATTGCCAGAGATTTTGAGGTCTTGCTTTCGACTGCAACTGCATATCCCCTTGCTGGCCTAGAATCAATTCAAATCGAGAGGCGGGCTGGAAGCCTGGATATCGGCGGGTTCGAAGACTTGATTGTTAGCAGAGGAATAACAGCCTTAATTGATGCGACCCACCCATATGCCGCCGAAGTCAGCTTAAGTGCCGCTTTGGTTTGCCGAAAAATGGGTACCCCATATCTAGCCTTCGAACGGCCAAGCGATCTTCTGGGTGTGACCGGCCTGACTTGGGTTGCCGACCACACCGAGGCCGCCTCATTGGCCACTTCGCTTGGCAAGGCGATTCTATTGACCATCGGAACGAAAAATCTTGGCCACTACGTAAAGCTGGCTGAAACTTACCGGATTCGGCTCATGGCAAGGGTCCTCGATAATCCGGTGTCGCTCAGCGAAGCTCTCTCTTTTGGATTAAAAAGAGAGGAGATAACCCTCAGAACTGGTCCTTTCACTTTTGAAGATAATCTGGAGATGATCGCAGAATGCGGAGCCGATGTCCTAGTCACAAAGGATAGCGGCAAGGCTGGCGGCACTCGCCCAAAGGCTCTGGCCGCCCTAAGCCTTGATTGTAAGGTAATTGTAGTAGAGAGGCCCAAACGATTTTCAGGCGCCTTCCATTCAATCGTTGACCTTCTGGGCGCGCTTGATGAGTACGTAAAATAG